In Streptomyces sp. Li-HN-5-11, the sequence ATCTGATCACCGAGGTCGCCGGGACCCTCCAGGAACTGATCGGGGCGGCCGAACGGCAAGTGGCCGCCATGAACAGGGAGCTGGAGGAGCGCCCGACCTCCACGGGCATGAAGCTGCGGCTGGTGTGGAGGGCGTCCCGCCGGGCCCCGCAGGGACTGGCCCAGGCCCGCGAACGGCTGCGTCAGTCCGCTGACGCCTGGTCGCCCGAGGACCGGGCCGCGGTCGGCGCGTTCCTCCAGGAGCAGATCGCCCACCGGCAGGCCGACGACAGCGCCGGCAGCTGGCTGGAGGATCTCACCGCCGCCCTCGACTACCGGTCCTGGCACGAGTTCGGCGTCGAGCGCCACCAGCACGGCAAGTGGGTGCCGGCCACCGGTCCCGCCTCGGGCGGGGAGCGGGTGCTGGCCGCGTCCGTGCCCCTGTTCGCCGCCGCGTCCTCGCACTACGCGAGCGCGGGCGGCGCGTACGCCCCACGCCTGGTCACCCTGGACGAGGCGTTCGCCGGCGTCGACGACGACTCACGCGCCAAGTGCCTTGGTCTGCTGCGCGCCTTCGACCTCGACGTCGTCATGACCAGCGAACGCGAATGGGCCTGCTACCCCCAGGTGCCGGGCATCGCCATCGCCCAGCTCTCCCGCGTCGACGACATCGACGCCGTACTGGTGACGCGGTGGGAATGGGACGGCAGCGAACGGCGGTGCGGCACGGAGCCCGGTGCCCGGGCGGACACGCTCGCGGCGGCTGCCGGTGCCGGCGATTCCGGCGAGGGGCCCGACGGATCGGTGAGTCCTTCCGGTGAGCCAGGGCGGGCCGTCGTCGACAGCTCCGGCGGCCAGGGGGCCCTGTGGACGTGACGCCTTCGGCGACCCCGCACGACCGCGACGGCGGCCGGACGGCGGCCGGACGCACGACGCCGCCGACCGCCACCGTGGACGCGGTGCCGGCTGTGCCGCCACCGTCAGAAGCCCTGACCGACGTCGATACCGAGCGCCTCGGACGCCTGCTCGGCGATCCGGGGCTTGCCTGGTTCGTGGATCGCGTGCGGCAGCGCTTGGCACGTGGCCGGCCGCTGACCGGCTCCGTCACGTTGTCCGACCCCGATGAGCCCCAACGCCGCGCCGCCGAACGCCTGCTGGGACGGGCACCACGATCCAGCGGCTCCCTCAGCATTCGCCTCGTGACCGTCGATGAGATCCTGCGTCGCTCCGGCGTCAGCCCCGACGGACTGGCGGCGGCCGTCGTCGCCCTCACCGGCCCGGTCGTACTCCACGCCGAGACACGGAACAGGGAGGAACGGGCCTGGGAGGAGGCGTACGCCCCGCTCGGCATCCTCGACGGGGAGCTGGCCCGCTGGGCCGAGCGGATCCGCGGTGACGGTCTCGTACGGCGCCTCGCCCGAACACCGGAGGCCGCCGGCCCCCTGGTGGAGGCCGCCGTACGCGCGTTGCGTGCGCTGCCCGCGTCACCCCCGACATCGCGGGCGACGTTCGCGGCACGGAACCTTTCGGGCGCCCATGCCCTGGACGAGGGGACGCCGCTCGCCACGCTCGTCCTGTCCGGCATCCGTTGCCTCACCGGCTTCCCCGACGGCTCCGGTGCGCAGTGGCGGCGGGAGGCGTGGGCCTCGGCGGGCCTGCTCAAGGACGACCTGTCATCGACCGTCCTCACCCTCAACCTGCGCGGTACGCCGGCCCTCGACTGGATGGCCGACACAGGGGAGCCGGCGGTGCTGACACTCCGCTCCCTCACCGGTCGCGCCCCGGTTGCCCCTGTTCCGACCACGGGAACCGTGCACGTCTGCGAGAACCCGGCCGTGCTGTCCGCCGCCGCCGACACTCTCGGCCCGCAGTGCCCGCACATGGTGTGCCTCCAGGGCCAACCGTCGGCCGCCGCGCTCACCTTGCTGCGCGACCTGTCCATACGGGGAGCCCGCCTTGTCTACCACGGCGACTTCGACTGGGGCGGTGTGCGCATCGCCGCAGCGCTGGCGCGATGCGTCCCCTGGCGGCCGTGGCGCTACACGGCCGCCGATTACCGAGCAGCAGTGACCACAGTGGCCGAAGCCCCGGAGCTGACGGGCCCGCCCGCCGCGACTCCCTGGGACCCTGCCCTGGCCGTCGCTCTCGCCGAGTGCGGTGTCCGGGTCGAGGAGGAAACAGTGCTGGACGATTTGCTCACGGACCTTGGAACGGGGTTCCGCTGAGGCGAATTTCGAGAGCGCGCCGGGCGCGGAGTCCGGCGGGCGCAGAGTCCTACGAGTACCGACTCACTCCCTCGACATGTGCATCTTTCCGACGACGCGTCGTGCGGAGTGTGTGTCGCTCGAAAGCCTTCACGCCCGGCCAAAAGTCCCAGAAAAGTCCCCGGAGGCGCCTGCACACCCTTTCCATCTTACATGCGTGCAGGTCAGTAGGGGTGCGGTGGTGGTTTTTCTGAGAACCTTCAGATGTCCCGGAAGATCTCGATCTGCGCCCCGATCGAGTTCAGACGTTCCGCGAGGTCCTCGTAGCCGCGGTTGATGACATACACGTTGCGCAGGACCGACGTGCCCTCGGCGGCCATCATGGCCAGCAGGACGACGACGGCGGGGCGCAGGGCCGGCGGGCACATCATCTCCGCGGCGCGCCAGCGGGTCGGGCCCTCGACCAGGACCCGGTGCGGGTCCAGCAACTGCAGGCGACCGCCGAGGCGGTTGAGGTCGGTGAGGTAGATCGCGCGGTTGTCGTAGACCCAGTCGTGGATCAGCGTCTTGCCCTGGGCGACGGCCGCGATGGCCGCGAAGAACGGGACGTTGTCGATGTTCAGGCCCGGGAACGGCATCGGGTGGATCTTGTCGATCGGCGCCTCCAGTTTGGAGGGCCGCACGGTGAGGTCCACCAGCCGGGTACGGCCGTTGTCCGCGACGTACTCGGGCGTGCGGTCGTGGTCGAGCCCCATCTCCTCCAGGACCGCGAGCTCGATCTCCAGGAACTCGATCGGTACCCGGCGCACCGTCAGCTCCGACTCGGTGACGACGGCGGCGGCCACCAGGCTCATCGCCTCGACCGGGTCCTCGGAGGGGGAGTAGTCCACGTCGACGTCGATGTTCGGCACGCCGTGCACGGTGAGCGTGGTGGTGCCGATGCCGTCGACCTTGACGCCGAGCGCCTCCAGGAAGAAGCACAGGTCCTGGACCATGTAGTTGGAGGAGGCGTTGCGGATGACGGTCACGCCGTCGTGGCGGGCGGCGGCGAGCAGCGCGTTCTCGGTCACCGTGTCGCCGCGCTCGGTCAGCACGATCGGGCGCTCCGGGCGGACGGAGCGGTCCACCACGGCGTGGTACTGGCCCTCGGTGGCCGCCACGTCCAGTCCGAACCGGCGCAGCGCGATCATGTGCGGCTCGATGGTCCGCGTGCCGAGGTCGCAACCGCCCGCGTACGGCAGCTTGAAGTGGTCCATCCGGTGCAGCAGCGGGCCGAGGAACATGATGATGGAGCGGGTGCGAACGGCGGCCTCGGCGTCGATCGCGTCCAGGTCCAGGTCGGCAGGCGGCACGATCTCCAGGTCGGTGCCGTCGTTGACCCAGCGGGTGCGGACGCCGATCGAGCCCAGCACCTCAAGGAGCCGGTAGACCTCCTCGATCCGCGCCACCCGGCGCAGCACCGTGCGCCCCTTGTTGAGCAGCGAGGCGCACAGCAGGGCCACGCACGCGTTCTTGCTGGTCTTCACGTCGATGGCGCCGGAGAGCCGGCGGCCGCCGACCACCCGCAGGTGCATCGGGCCGGCGTAACCCAGCGACACGATCTCGCTGTCGAGGGCTTCACCGATTCGGGCGATCATCTCAAGACTGATGTTCTGGTTGCCGCGCTCGATGCGATTGACGGCGCTCTGGCTGGTGCCGAGCGCCTCGGCCAGCTGTGCCTGCGTCCAGCCGCGGTGCTGCCGGGCGTCACGGATGAGCTTGCCGATGCGTACGAGGTAGTCGTCTGCCATGAGGTTGAGGTTATCTCAGATATGAGATGGCACCTCTTGAGGGGTCCATTCGGGTGATGGCCCGTCAGTGGTGCCTGCTCGTACGGGTCCGACGCCACCCGAAAGGTCCCGGCAAATCCATTGATGTCGTATTTCGTCCGGTACTGCTGTGGGTGTGTCGCGGTCCGTCCTTCCCGCCGACGGTGACGGACCAGGAGCGCTTGTTGATGTTCAGCCGCACTCCGGGAAGAATTCGAAAACTCTTGCGGAATGTCAGCGGCATGCGGTGCCTCCTTCCCGACCTCCACGCCCTGGGGCGTGTCGCGTTCACTGCCACGTTCCCTCCGGATACCCCGACTTGCCCTACTGATGGCCGGGCGCAGGGAGTCAGCCGCCGGCCTCTCGGTACGCCGCGGTGACCACGCGTCCCTGACGAGCCGTACAGGATGACGCGGAGGCAGCCGTACGGGCCCCCGCCCTGTCCGGCAGCCGTACGGTCCCTGGTCCTCGCCCCCTCCGGGCGGGGCTCAGGCGTCCTCGGCGGTGCCGGAGGTGAGCAGCCCGCAGGTCTCGAAGCTCATGCACCCGCAGGCGAGGCAGTCCGCGACGGCGTCCCTGAGGGCCTGCGTCCGACGGATGAACCGGTCCAGCTCCGGGATCTTGCGTTCGGCGAGAGCGCGCCACTGCCGGGTGGCGCCCCGGCCGGTGTCCGTGTCCAGCAGTTGGCGGATCTCGGCCAGGGCGAATCCGGCCCGCTGCGCCATTTTGATCAGCGCGATCCGCCGCACGGTGGCGGCCGGATAGACACGTCGGCCCTTGACGCGCCGGGCCGGCGGCAGCAGTCCGATGCTCTCGTAGTACCGCAAGGCCGAGGGCCGCGTTCCGACCCGCCGCGCAAGGTCGCCGATGCCCATCTCCCGCACGGATCCCCCTTGACTTCAAGCACGCTTGAACCGCGAGTCTGACCGCGTGACTCTCTCACCGGCAACTCGTCTGCTGCCACGGACCTATCAGCCGCTGTTCGCCCACGTCGAGTTCCGGCGGCTGCTGCCGGCCCTGGCGGCCTCCGACCTCGGTGACGGGATGAGCGTGGTCACGGTCGCGTGGCTGGCCGTTCTGATCGCGCCTGGTGATCAGTCCGGCCTGGTCGTCGGCGCCGCGGTCGCCGCCTACGCCCTTCCCGGGGCCGTCGGAGCGCTGGTCTTCGGCCGCCTGCTGCGTCGCCTGTCTCCCCAGCGGCTCCTGGCCGCGGACAGTTGGCTCCGCGCGTCGCTGCTCGGCTGTGTGCCCGTGGCCTGGGCCGCGGGAGTGCTGCACCCTGTTCTCTATGTCGCCCTGCTCGCCGGATCGTCGGTGCTGCACGCCTGGGGCAGTGCGGGAAAGTACTCCCTGCTCGCCCGGTTGCTCCCCCCGCAGCAGCGTCTTGCCGCGAACGCGCTGATCAGTTCGAGCACCTCGGCGTCCGTCGTCGTCGGCCCGGCGCTCGCCGGATTCCTGGCCACGGTTGTCAGCCCAGCCTGGATCATCGGCCTCGACGCCGTGTCCTTCGCCGCCCTCGCCGTCCAGGCCGCACGGCTGGGCACAAGGGCCGAGGCGGTCGCGACGGCCGTACCGATCGACACCGGCCGATCGGCGGCGGGCCTCCACCTGCTGCGCCGACAGCCCGAACTCCTCGGCGTCCTCGCCCTCACGTGGTTCTTCAACTTCCTCTACGGACCGGTGGAGGTCGCCCTCCCGTTGCACGTCACCGACGATCTCCACTCCGGCGCGAGCCTGCTCGGGCTGTACTGGACGCTCTTCGGGGTGGGCGCCGTTCTGGGCGCCCTGGCCGCCGGCGCCCTGCGCAGGCTTCCGCTCTGGCCGGTCACCCTGGGCATCGTCGTCGGCTGGGGCCTGACCCTCGTACCCTTCGGTCTGGGGGCGCCGGCCTCCGTCTCCGTCACGTGCTTCGCTCTCGGCGGCCTGATCTACGGACCCTTCACCGCGCTGTCCTTCACCCTCTTCCAGGACCGCACCCCGGCGGCCTGGCTGACCACGGTCCTGGCCGCCCGCGGCGCCGCCCTCCTCACCGCCTCGCCCGTGGGCACCGCACTCGGTGGCCCGCTCACCGCCGTGATGGGACCGCGGCAGGTACTGGCTGCCTCGGGGGTCGCGACCATCGCCCTCGCCGGCGTCGCCGCCGCGGTGCGGACCTGGGGGAAGCGCCGGACGTGCGCGAGGCCATCAGGGGACCTCTGAGGGGTCCTTGCACTATGCCCCGCCCGGGTCGCGCGGCCTGGCACCGCACCTCTGCGGCGCCTTGCGATGCACGGCACCGGACCACGTTCCCCCCTGCGGCGGACGCATAGCGCCATGGTGCGCGCATCTCGTCGTGCCTACCGCGTAGCGCGGAAGCGATCCACTCGCGTTACCCGGACTCCCGTTTCGCGTGCTGTCGAGGCGTTCGTTGGTCAGCGCGTCGAGACAAGTACGCCGAAAGTCCGCAAGCCACGCGGACAACTTCGCACCGTCGGCCGACCGGTGCACACTCCGCGACTTGGCGCATGTGATCTGGATCACCGCGCGCTGCGAAACCCGACATTCTTCCCGCCGCTCTTCTTCCGTGAACGGGGTGGCGGGGATGACCGTCCCGCGCGTGAACGGAGTCGGAACAAGTGAGTCGTCCGAAGGATGTGCGGCCGTTGCCCGGCCGGCGTACGGTCATGGGCTCCATGGCAGGAGCCATGGCAGCAGCGCTGGCCGGCTGTTCCGGCGCGAAGAAGCCGAAGGCGGCTTCGCACAGCGCCGAGCCGCTGACGCAGACGCTGGCCGTTGCCTCCCGGGCCGGGTTCGGCGCGGCCGGCCGCCCGGTGGTGATGCAGGTGGTCGCTCACCCGGACGACGACCTGTACTTCATGAACCCGGACACGCTCGGCGGACTCGACCAGCGCGTCCCCCTGGTGTCGGTCTACGTGACTGGCGGCGGTTCCTTCGGCGTCAACGCCGTCCCTGGCCACCACCAGCCCCTGCCCAATGTCCCCGCCTACGTCTCGGCCCGCCAGCAGGGACTGCGCCAGGCGTACGCGGCGATGCTCGGGCTCGGGCTCTTCACCCCCTGGACCCGGTCCACCCTGACCGTGCCGGACGGCGGTGAGATCGAGGTGCAGAGCCTCACCCACCAGGGCAGACGCGTCGACCTCGTGTTCCTCAGCATCGACATGCACACCCGCGTGGGTCTCAACACCCGGGTCGGTATGACGCAACTCTGGGCGGACCCCGGCACCCGGGTCGCCACCGTGGTCGTCCCGGGCTCTCCGGTCACCGCGTCGCGCCACTACAGCCGGGACCAGTTGATCGACACCCTCACCCATGTCTTCGACCGGTTCCGGCCCACGGTCATACGGACGTTGGACCCGGACCCCGACGTGCAGGTGCACAACGCGCAACACCCCAGGGGCAGCGACCAGCCCGGTTACTCGGACCACCCGGACCACACCGCGGTCGCCTTGTTCACCTGGGCAGCCATGACCGAGTGGGTGGAACGCCGGACATCCTCCGAGGGCAAGGCCCCGGTGTTCCTGACCGAGGCGTACCGCGGCTACTACAACCAGCGGTGGCCGATCAACCTGCCCAACGCCATCGTCCAGCAGAAGGCCCGCTATCTCGACGACTACGGCGGCAACCCCGACTGGCACTGTGGCGATCCCAGCGGTTGCGGCGACTACAGCGTCGGATCGGGCTCCTCACTGCGTTCCAAAAAAAACTGGGTGCGCAGCACCCGTTACCGGTATCCCACCTCCGGACCGCAGGGCGTCGCCGGACCGGGAGACGCGCTGACCGTCTACGGCGTGCTCGGCATCCGGGCCGCACGCTGGACGCGCAGCACGCCGGGCAAGACGGCATGGAGCGGCCCGGAAGACCTCGGGGGCGGCCCGCTGGCCCCGGCGCTGAGCGTCGTCACGATGCCCGACAGGCGGGACCTGCTGTTCGGGCTTCGCTTCTCCGGGCTGGGCGCCGCGTCGGCCGACAACACGCGGGACGTCGTCTTCCTCGAGCAGCAGTCCGCCGGGGGGTCCTTCCCTGACACGTGGAGCAGCCTCGGTAATCCCGAGCGCAACCCGGTCCGTGGCCGCAGGGTCGGGCCGCCGACGGCGGTCCTCGGCCGCGACGGCCGCGTCCACGTCTTCGTGCGGAACGCCTCCAAGGGCCTCAGTACACGGGTCCGGGACACGGCGGGGCACTGGTCGCCGTGGCAGAGCCTGGGCGGCGGCCAGGTGCAGGAGGGGCTCACCGCCGCCGTCGACGGCACCGGTCGCATCCATGTCTTCGCCGCCGGGAGCGGAGCCGTCCACGAGTGGGTCCAGTCCGCCCCCGCAGCCGCGGTGCGCTACCGCGGTCCGCTGCGGCTGAGCGCGCCACCCGCCGAGGCGCCGTCGGCCGCTACCGCGGCGGACGGCTCGATGATGCTGGCCTACCGGGTTCCCGAGACCGCGCAGATCGTCGTCGAGCGGCTGACCGGGAGCGGCCAGAACTGGCAGCCCGCGTCGGCCGTACGGCAGACGGGCTTCGGGCCGCTGGCGCTGCTGCCCGGCGCGGGCCGCGGCGCCGGGCCGATCCTGGCGGTACGGACCGGCACCGGCGGGGCCCTGCTCGCCGAGCCCGGGCCCGGCACCGTACCCGTGGGCGCCCCGACGACTGCCTTCTGCGTCGGACGGCCCGCAGTGGTGCCCACGCCCTCCCATCGCGTGGGCACCGCGACTGGCCCGGTGCTGATCGCGCTCGGCGCGGGAACGGCACCGGTCACGCCGTAGACGCCTCGCGGCGGGACGGGCGGTCGCCGGAATGTATGGCGGAAGAGATGGCATGTCGTGCGGTCTCGACCATGTACGGGCCGGATGCCGTCGGTGACCGGGTTGCCGGGGGAGCCGGAGCCGGGTGCCGGGGAGCAGGTGACAGCGGTGCCGCGGGCAACGGCGGCGGGCAGCACGGCAGTCGGTCAGCGCCTGGGCCGGCACTGCGCGGGGTGGCCGCTTTCCGGTCTCGCCACATCGGTTCCAACGGCCGTATCTCCCGGCTCATCAGCCTCTGCTTCCGGCGTCGCCGGACGACCTTCGCCGACAGCACTCAACCTCCGCTGCGACGGCTCACAACCCGGCCGCACATGACCATCCGGCGCCCATGTACTAGAGTTATCTCGACATCGAGATATCTGCCGAGGAGCACCACAGCCGCCACCCAGGTAAGGGATGCCTAACTTAGCCTTACCTTAGCGGATCGGCCGAGATGCCGTGGCGGCAGGATCGTGGTGGTACGCGCACATCAATGAAGGAGACTGTCGTGTCGGCGAACAGCTTCGACGCCCGCAGCACGCTGCAGGTGGGCGACGAGTCGTACGAGATCTTCCGGCTGGACAAGGTCGAGGGCTCCGCGCGCCTTCCCTACAGCCTGAAGGTGCTGCTGGAGAACCTGCTCCGCACCGAGGACGGCGCGAACATCACCGCCGACCACATCCGCGCCCTCGGCACCTGGGACTCGCAGGCCCAGCCGTCGCAGGAGATCCAGTTCACGCCGGCTCGCGTGATCATGCAGGACTTCACCGGCGTGCCCTGCGTCGTCGACCTCGCCACCATGCGTGAGGCCGTCAAGGAGCTCGGCGGCGACCCGGCGAAGATCAACCCGCTCGCCCCGGCCGAGCTGGTCATCGACCACTCCGTCATCGCCGACAAGTTCGGCACCAACGACGCCTTCAAGGTGAACGTCGAGCTCGAGTACGGCCGCAACAAGGAGCGCTACCAGTTCCTGCGCTGGGGCCAGACCGCCTTCGACGAGTTCAAGGTCGTCCCGCCGGGCACCGGCATCGTCCACCAGGTCAACATCGAGCACCTGGCCCGCGTCGTCATGGTCCGCGACGGCAAGGCGTACCCCGACACCCTGGTGGGCACCGACTCCCACACCACCATGGTCAACGGCCTCGGCGTCCTCGGCTGGGGCGTCGGCGGCATCGAGGCCGAGGCCGCCATGCTCGGCCAGCCGGTCTCCATGCTGATCCCGCGGGTCGTCGGCTTCAAGCTCACCGGTGAGCTGCCCACCGGGACCACCGCCACCGACCTCGTGCTCACCATCACCGAGATGCTGCGCAAGCACGGCGTGGTCGGCAAGTTCGTCGAGTTCTACGGCGAGGGCGTGGCGGCGACGAGCCTCGCCAACCGCGCCACCATCGGCAACATGTCGCCGGAGTTCGGCTCCACCGCCGCGATCTTCCCGATCGACGGCGAGACCCTCAACTACCTGCGTCTGACCGGCCGCAGCGAGCAGCAGGTCGCGCTCGTCGAGGCCTACGCCAAGGAGCAGGGCCTCTGGCTGGACCCGAAGGCCGAGCCGGACTTCTCCGAGAAGCTCGAGCTGGACCTGTCCACGGTCGTCCCGTCCATCGCCGGCCCGAAGCGCCCGCAGGACCGCATCGTCCTGGCCGAGGCCGCCCAGCAGTTCGCCAAGGACGTCCTCAACTACGTGGAGGCCCCGGTCGCCCAGACCCCGGCCGCCGCCACGTCCGTGGTCGACGAGGCGAGCGCCGAGTCCTTCCCGGCCTCCGACGCCCCGGCCTACGGCCACCAGGACAACGGCGCGGGCGCCCCGCAGCACGGCGAGGGCACGGGTGCCGTACCGTCCAACCCGGTCCAGGTGACCGCTCCCGACGGCACGTCGTACGAGCTGGACCACGGTGCGGTGACGGTCGCGGCCATCACCTCCTGCACCAACACCTCCAACCCGTACGTCATGATCGGCGCCGCCCTCGTCGCCAAGAAGGCCGTCGAGAAGGGCCTGACCCGCAAGCCGTGGGTCAAGTCCACCCTCGCCCCGGGTTCGAAGGTCGTCACCGACTACTTCGAGAAGGCCGGCCTCACCCCGTACCTGGACAAGCTCGGCTTCAACCTCGTCGGCTACGGCTGCACCACCTGCATCGGCAACTCCGGCCCGCTGCCGGAGGAGGTCTCCAAGGCGGTCAACGACCACGACCTCGCGGTCACCTCGGTCCTCTCCGGCAACCGGAACTTCGAGGGCCGCATCAACCCCGACGTCAAGATGAACTACCTGGCGTCCCCGCCGCTGGTCGTCGCGTACGCCATCGCGGGCTCCATGAAGGTGGACATCACCCGTGACGCCCTGGGCACCGACCAGGACGGCAACCCGGTCTACCTGAAGGACATCTGGCCGTCCGAGGCCGAGGTCAACGACGTCGTCGCCGCCGCCATCGGCGAGGACATGTTCGCCAAGTCCTACAGCGACGTCTTCGCGGGCGACGCCCAGTGGCAGTCCCTCCCGGTCCCGACCGGCAACACCTTCGAGTGGGACCCGGAGTCCACCTACGTCCGCAAGCCCCCCTACTTCGAGGGCATGGGCATGGACCCGGAGCCGGTCGAGGACATCTCCGGCGCCCGCGTGCTCGCCAAGCTGGGCGACTCGGTCACCACCGACCACATCTCCCCGGCCGGCGCGATCAAGGCCGACACCCCGGCCGGCCAGTACCTCACGGAGCACGGCGTGGAGCGCCGCGACTTCAACAGCTACGGCTCCCGCCGCGGCAACCACGAGGTCATGATCCGCGGCACGTTCGCCAACATCCGCCTGCGCAACCAGATCGCGCCGGGCACCGAGGGCGGCTACACGCGTGACTTCACGCAGGAGGGCGGCCCGGTCTCCTTCATCTACGACGCCTCCCGCAACTACATCGAGCAGGGCATCCCGCTGGTCGTCCTGGCCGGCAAGGAGTACGGCTCCGGTTCGTCCCGCGACTGGGCGGCCAAGGGCACGGCCCTCCTCGGCGTGAAGGCGGTCATCGCCGAGTCGTACGAGCGCATCCACCGCTCCAACCTCATCGGCATGGGCGTCCTGCCGCTGCAGTTCCCGGAGGGTCAGACCGCCGACTCCCTGGGCCTGACCGGCGAGGAGGCCTTCTCCATCGCGGGCGTCACCGAGCTCAACGAGGGCACGACCCCGCGCACGGTCAAGGTCACCACCGACACCGGTGTCGAGTTCGACGCGGTCGTCCGCATCGACACCCCCGGTGAGGCCGACTACTACCGCAACGGCGGCATCATGCAGTACGTGCTGCGCAGCCTGATCCGCAAGTAGGCGGACCGGCAGCGGCCACCACGGCCCGCGGCGGCACACCACGGCCAAGGGCCGCACCCCGGCAACCGGGGTGCGGCCCTTGGCCGTTGGCGCCTCCCGCGTCCCTGCTCTCCCCTTCCTTCGACCTCGCGCCTGCGCGCCAGACGTTTACAGGCGTGGCCGTCCGCGCTAGTTTCACAACGAGCGAGGTGGGAGCGCTCCCATCGCGGTGGACCGGAACCTGTCGCGCATGGCGCGCTCCCGCCTCGCCCGCCATCTGGCGTCCGCACCTTCCGCACGACCGTCGAGCCGAAGGTTGGAATGTCATGCCTGTGACAAGATTGGCAGTGCTTTCGCGCTTACCGCGCACCACTCCCCGCAGAGCCCTCTTCCTCGTCCTCCTCGCCCTGCTCACCACGGTCCCGGCGCTCGGCCTGGTCCTCGCCGCCGGTGGCCGGGCCGAGGCCCACGGCACCCCGATGATGCCGGGCAGCCGTACCTTCCTGTGCTGGGAGGACGCGCTGACCAGCACCGGTGAGATCAAGCCGATCAACCCGGCCTGCCGGGCGGCACAGCAGATCAGCGGCACCACGCCGTTCTACAACTGGTTCTCGGTGCTGCGCTCGGACGGCGCG encodes:
- a CDS encoding TIGR02679 family protein, which produces MDVTPSATPHDRDGGRTAAGRTTPPTATVDAVPAVPPPSEALTDVDTERLGRLLGDPGLAWFVDRVRQRLARGRPLTGSVTLSDPDEPQRRAAERLLGRAPRSSGSLSIRLVTVDEILRRSGVSPDGLAAAVVALTGPVVLHAETRNREERAWEEAYAPLGILDGELARWAERIRGDGLVRRLARTPEAAGPLVEAAVRALRALPASPPTSRATFAARNLSGAHALDEGTPLATLVLSGIRCLTGFPDGSGAQWRREAWASAGLLKDDLSSTVLTLNLRGTPALDWMADTGEPAVLTLRSLTGRAPVAPVPTTGTVHVCENPAVLSAAADTLGPQCPHMVCLQGQPSAAALTLLRDLSIRGARLVYHGDFDWGGVRIAAALARCVPWRPWRYTAADYRAAVTTVAEAPELTGPPAATPWDPALAVALAECGVRVEEETVLDDLLTDLGTGFR
- a CDS encoding UDP-N-acetylglucosamine 1-carboxyvinyltransferase; the protein is MADDYLVRIGKLIRDARQHRGWTQAQLAEALGTSQSAVNRIERGNQNISLEMIARIGEALDSEIVSLGYAGPMHLRVVGGRRLSGAIDVKTSKNACVALLCASLLNKGRTVLRRVARIEEVYRLLEVLGSIGVRTRWVNDGTDLEIVPPADLDLDAIDAEAAVRTRSIIMFLGPLLHRMDHFKLPYAGGCDLGTRTIEPHMIALRRFGLDVAATEGQYHAVVDRSVRPERPIVLTERGDTVTENALLAAARHDGVTVIRNASSNYMVQDLCFFLEALGVKVDGIGTTTLTVHGVPNIDVDVDYSPSEDPVEAMSLVAAAVVTESELTVRRVPIEFLEIELAVLEEMGLDHDRTPEYVADNGRTRLVDLTVRPSKLEAPIDKIHPMPFPGLNIDNVPFFAAIAAVAQGKTLIHDWVYDNRAIYLTDLNRLGGRLQLLDPHRVLVEGPTRWRAAEMMCPPALRPAVVVLLAMMAAEGTSVLRNVYVINRGYEDLAERLNSIGAQIEIFRDI
- a CDS encoding DUF4236 domain-containing protein, with product MPLTFRKSFRILPGVRLNINKRSWSVTVGGKDGPRHTHSSTGRNTTSMDLPGPFGWRRTRTSRHH
- a CDS encoding MerR family transcriptional regulator translates to MGIGDLARRVGTRPSALRYYESIGLLPPARRVKGRRVYPAATVRRIALIKMAQRAGFALAEIRQLLDTDTGRGATRQWRALAERKIPELDRFIRRTQALRDAVADCLACGCMSFETCGLLTSGTAEDA
- a CDS encoding MFS transporter encodes the protein MTLSPATRLLPRTYQPLFAHVEFRRLLPALAASDLGDGMSVVTVAWLAVLIAPGDQSGLVVGAAVAAYALPGAVGALVFGRLLRRLSPQRLLAADSWLRASLLGCVPVAWAAGVLHPVLYVALLAGSSVLHAWGSAGKYSLLARLLPPQQRLAANALISSSTSASVVVGPALAGFLATVVSPAWIIGLDAVSFAALAVQAARLGTRAEAVATAVPIDTGRSAAGLHLLRRQPELLGVLALTWFFNFLYGPVEVALPLHVTDDLHSGASLLGLYWTLFGVGAVLGALAAGALRRLPLWPVTLGIVVGWGLTLVPFGLGAPASVSVTCFALGGLIYGPFTALSFTLFQDRTPAAWLTTVLAARGAALLTASPVGTALGGPLTAVMGPRQVLAASGVATIALAGVAAAVRTWGKRRTCARPSGDL
- a CDS encoding PIG-L family deacetylase — its product is MAAALAGCSGAKKPKAASHSAEPLTQTLAVASRAGFGAAGRPVVMQVVAHPDDDLYFMNPDTLGGLDQRVPLVSVYVTGGGSFGVNAVPGHHQPLPNVPAYVSARQQGLRQAYAAMLGLGLFTPWTRSTLTVPDGGEIEVQSLTHQGRRVDLVFLSIDMHTRVGLNTRVGMTQLWADPGTRVATVVVPGSPVTASRHYSRDQLIDTLTHVFDRFRPTVIRTLDPDPDVQVHNAQHPRGSDQPGYSDHPDHTAVALFTWAAMTEWVERRTSSEGKAPVFLTEAYRGYYNQRWPINLPNAIVQQKARYLDDYGGNPDWHCGDPSGCGDYSVGSGSSLRSKKNWVRSTRYRYPTSGPQGVAGPGDALTVYGVLGIRAARWTRSTPGKTAWSGPEDLGGGPLAPALSVVTMPDRRDLLFGLRFSGLGAASADNTRDVVFLEQQSAGGSFPDTWSSLGNPERNPVRGRRVGPPTAVLGRDGRVHVFVRNASKGLSTRVRDTAGHWSPWQSLGGGQVQEGLTAAVDGTGRIHVFAAGSGAVHEWVQSAPAAAVRYRGPLRLSAPPAEAPSAATAADGSMMLAYRVPETAQIVVERLTGSGQNWQPASAVRQTGFGPLALLPGAGRGAGPILAVRTGTGGALLAEPGPGTVPVGAPTTAFCVGRPAVVPTPSHRVGTATGPVLIALGAGTAPVTP